In Marinilabiliales bacterium, the genomic stretch TCTAAAGCCGGTTCCTGATGCCGGAAAGAATTCCGGCCAGATGCCGGCCAACGAGCATCTTACAATGCAAATTGCACGTCAGGTATATGGAATAGAAACTGCAGAAAATGCATTAATCTTCTTTAAAAACGGCTCTCCTGCCTATATAACCAGGCGTTTTGATGTTAAGGAAGATGGCACAAAACTCGCCCAGGATGATTTTGCTTCCTTAGCGGGCAGAACGCCACAAACGCATGGCGAACATTACAAGTATTCAGGAAGTTACCTGGATTTATTTCAATTAATGCAGGCTCATTTATCTGCATACAAAATTGAATCAACCAAGCTGCTTAAGATGCTTATTTTTAATTATCTGTTTTCAAATGGGGATGCTCACTTTAAAAATTTTTCCATTCTTGAAACACCTATGGGAGATTACAGATTGAGTCCTGCATACGACCTTTTAAATAGCCGGATTCATATTGACGATAAAGATTTTGCACTGGACGACGGGTTATTGCCCGGGAATTTGGCCCGGGGGAAAACCAGAATGCAGTTTTCCAGACTTGCAGAAAATGCAGAAATAGGTGAGAATATTTTTAACGATATCATGTCGCTGATGCTGTCAAAATCCGATATTGTCGAAAAAATGATAACAGCCTCATTTCTTAACGCTTCAACCAAAAGAAACTATTGGCAGTCTTATTGTGGACGCTTGAAGCAATTATCAAAGGTTTAAAGTTCATAATTATCCCAACCTTCCCATACTGGTTGTTTGTGAAATTATTCGTATCCCGGTTTTAATTTCTGGCAAAGAATTGCTACTTTTATATTGTGATTTATTCAAGTAGTTGTTGTTTAATTACTTGTGTTGTTTATTATTGCATCAATAAAAATAACACAGCCATGAGAAAACTAACAATCAGCCTGGTAGCGCTGTTACTTTTAACCTCCAACAGCTTGTTTTCGCAGGAGAGGGATGCCTTGAGGGCATCGAGAATGAGCTTCCGTTCCGCCGAAAGGCATTTCAGTAATGAAGATTATCGACAGGCATCACAGGAGTATCTGATCGTTGTCAACCTGATACCTGCTGATACCGATTCGCGAAGGGACCTGAACAACAGGCTTGAGTCGCTTATCCGGCTTACCGATATATATCTTAACAGGAGTGTTGAATTTGCCAGGGGTTGTGAATACCTGAACCAGTACCTGGAAGACATGCCGGTTGTCAGGGCTTCGGGCGTGCTGAGAGCCTCGGAGCTGGTGGATTTCGCCCGCAAGGAACAGGAATACATTGAAAAAAAGAGTTCAGTGTGCGAGAGGTTCGAGCAATCTGAACCTGATATAGAGAGAATGAGAAAAGAACTTGAGCAGGAGATTAAATGACATCTGATGCCAAATTAAATCCCCTTTCAATGGATCATTTTTACAAAGTTTTTGCATTTACTGTTACACCTGCTTTTTCACTTACCGGGTTATACCCCCCTTCAATGAAAAAATACTGCAGAACCATTACGCTTATTGCTGCTTCTCTTTTTGCAATTGCGATATTCTCTCCCGCGACCATCAACGCCCAGCACTTTTCCGGCTTTGATGCACGCCGGATGGGCGACAACCTTACCCTGACCTATTCAATCGAGGGAGAGCAGGTAGGCCAGATGTTCAGTGTAACGCCGTATTATTCGGCCGATGACGGTGCAACCTGGCAGCAGCTCAGAACCACATGGGGAAATGTTGGCCCGTCGGTGACAGGCGGCAGCGGCCGGACCCTTGTATGGGATGTACTTGAAGACACGGGGGGATTGAATGGAGATATACTGTTCAGGCTAAGCGCTGAGCCCTCTGAGGTGCAAAATCCTGCTGAAGAGTCCGGCGATTTCCTGTTCGAGCTGCAAAGCCTGCACAGGCTGTCAGAAAGCCAGGTTGAAGCAGTGCTTAACGTGACCAATAACGGTGAGCAGCGGGACCTGAAGATCTTTAACCGCATGGTGTCGGTTACCGGTTTCAACGGCCGCAGGTATGAGGCACAATGGGGCAGGGTGGGAGATGTTACCGGCCCCCAGCGCTACCATGCTCCCCAGAAGACCATGCGCACAGGCGAGTCGGTTACCGCCGTTTTCCGTTTCGATCGTATTCCCGGCGACCTTGACCGGGTCATGAGGCTTGATCTCGGGGTTGAACTGCTCACCATAAC encodes the following:
- a CDS encoding type II toxin-antitoxin system HipA family toxin, encoding MSLPEISYCPGTLAKGFTTYSRTCLKRVFRGKSVNHVLPYDSSETDPETEELFEQNRMRVSISGVQEKFSVLLEKNKLRLIDEGERGTYILKPVPDAGKNSGQMPANEHLTMQIARQVYGIETAENALIFFKNGSPAYITRRFDVKEDGTKLAQDDFASLAGRTPQTHGEHYKYSGSYLDLFQLMQAHLSAYKIESTKLLKMLIFNYLFSNGDAHFKNFSILETPMGDYRLSPAYDLLNSRIHIDDKDFALDDGLLPGNLARGKTRMQFSRLAENAEIGENIFNDIMSLMLSKSDIVEKMITASFLNASTKRNYWQSYCGRLKQLSKV